From Cinclus cinclus chromosome 2, bCinCin1.1, whole genome shotgun sequence, one genomic window encodes:
- the LPAR6 gene encoding LOW QUALITY PROTEIN: lysophosphatidic acid receptor 6 (The sequence of the model RefSeq protein was modified relative to this genomic sequence to represent the inferred CDS: inserted 1 base in 1 codon) → MVSSNCSTEDSFKYTLYGCIFSMVFVLGLIANCVAIYIFTCTLKVRNETTTYMLNLAISDLLFVFTLPFRIYYFVTRNWPFGDILCKISVTLFYTNMYGSILFLTCISVDRFLAIVHPFRSKTLRTKRNAKIVCAAVWITVLAGSTPASFFQSTNRRNNTEQRTCFENFSEDTWKTYLSRIVIFIETVGFFIPLILNVTCSTMVLRTLNKPLTLSRNKVSKKKVLKMIFVHLVIFCFCFVPYNVTLILYSLMRTQTWVNCSVVTAVRTMYPITLCIAVSNCCFDPIVYYFTSDTXSKFHKKEPVHQTTGRQIF, encoded by the exons ATGGTAAGCTCTAATTGTTCCACTGAGGACTCCTTTAAATATACTTTGTATGGGTGTATCTTTAGCATGGTGTTTGTTCTCGGCCTCATAGCGAACTGTGTAGCGATCTACATTTTCACTTGTACTTTGAAAGTGCGAAATGAGACTACCACTTACATGCTTAATTTAGCCATATCAGATCTGCTTTTCGTGTTTACATTACCCTTCAGGATTTATTACTTTGTAACCAGAAACTGGCCATTTGGAGACATTCTCTGCAAGATTTCTGTCACCCTCTTTTATACAAATATGTACGGGAGCATTTTGTTTCTGACTTGCATCAGCGTGGATCGCTTTTTAGCTATAGTACACCCCTTCCGATCCAAGACTCTCCGGACCAAAAGGAATGCAAAGATTGTCTGTGCTGCAGTATGGATAActgtgctggcaggcagcacACCAGCAAGCTTTTTCCAGTCCACAAACCGCCGGAACAATACGGAGCAGAGGACGTGCTTTGAAAACTTCTCAGAGGACACATGGAAGACCTACCTATCCCGGATTGTCATCTTCATTGaaactgttgggttttttatccCGCTCATCCTGAACGTGACCTGCTCCACTATGGTCCTCCGGACTTTGAATAAACCGCTTACATTAAGCCGGAATAAAGTAAGCAAGAAAAAGGTACTCAAAATGATTTTTGTCCATTTGGTGAtattctgcttctgctttgtaCCTTACAACGTTACCTTAATACTTTACTCCCTTATGAGAACACAGACCTGGGTCAATTGCTCAGTGGTGACTGCAGTCAGGACTATGTACCCCATCACACTGTGCATCGCTGTTTCAAACTGCTGTTTTGACCCCATAGTTTACTACTTCACATCAGATA ATTCAAAATTCCATAAAAAAGAACCGGTCCACCAGACCACGGGACGTCAGATTTTCTGA